Genomic DNA from Pecten maximus unplaced genomic scaffold, xPecMax1.1, whole genome shotgun sequence:
CCAAGCAGACCTGTGACTTGTCATAGGTTAATGAaaatgactataggtcatcctgacccttcgggtcagatgacctaaaaataggCAACAAAATAGGATTTGACAGACAGTGAATTAAATCCATTTCAAttcagttaaaaaaaatgaaatactgtATTCACCATTCAATACAGTACGCCCCCAAGGCACTTTGGAAAGCATGCACATTGAATGTGTCTTTGGGGTATTAGTCTTGGGGAAAATACTGAAAGCGGTTTTGCCATTTGTTTTTGCATTATAAACCGGTCAATGTATGAAAACTCTTTCCATAATTGCTTGCAGATATTATTTTGTCAGTCAatctacatatatcattatgaCTTCACAAAACACAGACATGTAACTGTCTTACAACTGTCCAATATCTTGAAGGGGAGGGGGGGCATGGACACTTATTGAGTCAAATGCGGTACTTGCTTTTCAAAgcaaacatttgaaattattgtttttcatcttagttgataaatatgttttactaagataaccatatatagtgattttcaCTGGGGATTCCTAGAACtgtccgctatataagggtgtcTGCTATTACAGGTTTGATTGTACAAATAGTCTGGTATGAAATGGATGTACAGTATTCATGCAAAATTATGCTGCATGTTATTTTAGGTGTGTCTGTGGCAAATCCCCATCCATGACAACCGTAAAGGAGTGTATTTGCTGTACAGAAATTGATCTTGTCAACCATCAGACAGAAACAGCGGAGCTCAACTGCATCACAGACCATGAAGCATTCATTGCTCACTGCCTGAATAGACATGTTCTGCATGTTTCCATGTATGAGTACATGGAAAATGTGGGTCCGTTTGATGATAATGAACCAATACATGAGTTAGTAGTTCAAGATATTTTATGATTAAAAACCAACATTAGATTGTATTACTGTTGGCTCAGAATACAACTCACACTGGTCTAGTAGCAAAGCAAAATCAATAACAAAGTGTAGTGCCTTAATttgaataaatacaaaaatttgttttggaaaaaaaaaagatttagaAAATAATCTTGTTCATGTATTATCACAGTACAAGTATGTGTTCTGAATTCTTGTCAGATCATGATTGCACAGATAACcttcaataaataatataattagtCAGTTCACTGTCCTCATTCAGCAGACTATCTAAAATGTCTCCAACATAGCATGAATTCTTCCTTTGCAGGATATACAGACATATTGCCTATAGGAGATTTGTTTGGTGGATATGGCATCGGTTGGGACGCCACAACAGAAATATATTGCCCGCTTGTGATGTGCAGAAGATCAGAGAAACATTTCCATCTGAACAGTGCTGTGGCTTCAAATATGCTCGTGTCAATGAATAATAACGGAGATAATTTGTGTTGGTTTCTTCAAACTGTGCAGCATTCATCTGATGGGGAAACTGGTGTGTTTTGAAATCGAGAGCGATGTTGTATCAGCTCATTCTTATCGAATCGCTCAAATGTGGAGGCCAGTGTGGGAGGGTTGTACAGGTTGAGAAGCTTGACATTGTTTGAAGCTGTTTAATATGTTGGACACTCTGTATTTCTTCTGTCCACCAAGGCTTGCTGGATGAGTGTGACATATCCtgtaaaataatttatcaattGTTAGAAATTGGAAGGTTATCAATTTTTTCTTACAATGTTTTTAATGCACAACTGAATTAGAATGATAACATTggaaaaatattcataaaagtcataacatatatataattaccaaatGTTGGTGGAGGTTTGCATGGTTGTACCACACAGCAGCTGTCCCTTTTTTAGCTTTGGGGTAGCAAGTTGCAAACTTCAACTCTCCATTCCTTGTAGTTGCCTGGGGTATGTTGCTGTTCTCATTATAATGAAGAACAGCTACACTATTTCTGAAAGCattacagacagtatatacttgtttttgtttgattttgttagctcacctgcccgaagggcaagtgagcttatgccatggtgcggcgtccgtcgtccgtccgtctgtccggccgtctgtccggccgtccgtccggcgtcaactttttcatttaaacaacttcttctcaataaccaagaggcccaggaacttcatattgggcctgtagtatgcttggttgaagggctaccaagtttgttaaaataaattactttgaccttcattcaaggtcacaggggtcaaatacgctataatcttcaaacgacttcttctcaataaccaaaagccccagggacctgatattgggcctgtagcatgctggggtgaaggtctaccaagtttgttaaaataaatgaccttgactttcattcaaggtcacacgggtcaaatagactataatcttcaaacgacttcttctcaataaccaagaggcccagggacttgatattgggcctgtagcatgctaaagtgaagggctaccaagtttgttaaaataaattactttgaccttcattcaaggtcacaggggtcaaatacactataatcttcaaacaacttcttctcaataaccagaagacccagggacctgatattgggcctgtagcatgcttgggtgaagggctaccaagtttgttaaaataaattactttgaccttcattcaaggtcacaggggtcaaatacgctataatcttcaaacgacttcttctcaataaccaaaagccccagggacctgatattgggcctgtagcatgctggggtgaagggctacaaagcttgttaaaataaatgaccttgatcttcattcaaggtcacatttgtcaaataggttataatcttcaaacgacttcttctcaataaccaagaggcccagggacttgatattgggcctgtagcatgctaaagtgaagggctaccaagtttgttaaaataaattactttgaccttcattcaaggtcacaggggtcaaatacactataatcttcaaacaacttcttctcaataaccagaagacccagggacctgatatcgggcctgtagcatgctggggtgaagggctacaaagcttgttaaaataaatgaccttgaccttcattcaaggtcacatgggtcaaataggctataatcttcaaaagacttcttctcaataaccaagaggcacagggacttgatatttggcctgtatcatgctggggtgaaaggttaccaagtttgttaaaataaatgaccttgaccttcattcaaggtcacatgggtcaaataggttataatcttcaaacgacttcttctcaataactagggcccagggacttgatattgggcctgtagcatgctaaagtgaagggctaccaagtttgttaaaataaatgaccttgactatcattcaaggtcacatgggtcaaatacactataatattcaaacgacttcttatcaataaccaagaggcccagggacttgatattgggcctgtagcatgctggggtgaaaggctaccaagtttgttaaaataaatgaccttgaccttcattcaaggtcacatgggtcaaaaaggttataatcttcaaatgacttcttctcaataaccaagaggtccagggacttgatatttagcctgtagcatgctggggtgaagggctacaaagtttgttaaaataaatgacctggaccttcattcaaggtcacatgggtcaaataggctataatcttcaaaagacttcttctcaataaccaagaggcacagggacttgatattggtcctgtagcatgctggggtgaaaggctaccaagtttgttaaaataaatgaccttgaccttcattcaaggtcacatttgtcaaataggttataatattcaaacgacttcttctcaataaccaagaggcccagggaattgatattgggcctgtagcatgcttgggtgaagggctaccaagtttgttcaaatagatgaccttgaccttcattcaaggtcacaggggtcaattaggttaaaatctttaaacgacttctcaataaccaagaggcccagggacttgatattgggcctgtctgtagcatgcttagagcaAAGAGCCAAGAcccgatcttaggccaatagtatgctggaatgagggactaaaaaatatattgacatgaataaacttagcttactctgatatttgaataaagttgttatcagcatagtatctgtagaaatgacctcaatcaatgGCAAATTTGCtctagagccaggtgagcgatacaggcccattgggcctcttgttttaggTTCTAGTCTATTACATGTAAAAGCTTATCAATTAAGAAAAAGTAAGGTTGACGGTGTAACTAGAGAAAAACCACTGAACTGATATTACTTCTTGtcaactgccccatgtgggtttccAACTTGCAACCAAGAGGTTAACGAAAGGTTAAAAGTCAGgtcacaaaattaaaatttgtatgGTGGGGTAATTTTCAGGCAGTTTCCTTGTATCTGTTGGATATATTACCTTGCATTCATGGCTGCATACTGGAAATGGGTGCTCTTTGGGGCATAATGGTTTATGATGGAGTGAACGGCTTCCAGGACATAGGTTTGATGGACTGGTGACAACTTTGGTATGTCCTTCATCAGGAATTTGCCGGTCACCACTTCATTAATTAGCTTATATGGCAGTGATCCTGTAAAGAACATTATTTTCATACTGAAAATTTTGTGAACTGAATAGCAAACTTCCATTAAAtagattttgttatttttgtttaccTGAAAAACAGGGGCATGCTTTGTCTTGTATGaataatttatctaaaaatagtaaaataatatattgttatgcaGGAATACAACAAACATACCTTTCTTCAGCCATGCTCGGTCATCAGTTATTTCACATGTTCACATGCTGCATACTCTGAATGTCCCTCATGTTTGTTGCTGATGTTGTTCAGCAAAGACAACCATTTGGCCGATACCAGATCACCATCACATGAAGCAGAAACCCAGTGCATGATTCACAATGGCCTTTATCCAATGCCGAATGTCTTGCCCATTCTTTTTCTTGGCCATAGCTTCAAGCTTGTTTGATATCCCTGAaataaacaagggcccaatgggcccaaatcgctcacctgcaatgcagtgatcttttcatatatatggatcctgcagttatttgaaagcatgctacatgaccaatataatgtctctctgcactttggctattcactaaaagtcatttaaagatttaagcatacttgatcgacgtgaccttgaaagtcaaggtcattcatttgaacaaagttggtagcacttcacaccagcatgctacatacctaaTACAATTCCCTGGGACGCTTGGTTATTGaaaggaagtcgtttaaagattttagcctttttgactcctgtgaccttgaatgaaggtcaaggtcattcatttgaacaaacttggtagcccttcaccccagcatgctacaggccgaATACAATTCCCTGGgacgcttggttattgagaggaagtcgtttaaagattttagcctttatgactcctgtgaccttgaatgaaggtcagggtcattcatttgaacaaacttgggagcccttcaccctagcatgctgcaggccaaataataggtctctgggactcttggttattgagaagtttaAATTTTTTAGCCTTTATGACTCCTGTGAcgttgaatgaaggtcaaggtcattcatttgaacaaacttgggagccctttaccctagcatgctgcaggccaaatattaggtttctgggactgttggttattgagaagtcgtcgtttaaagattttagcctttttgaatcctgtgactttgaatgaaggtcaaggtcattcatttgaacaaacttgggacCGCTTCACCCTAGCAagctgcaggccaaatattaggtctctgggactcttggttatttggaagaagttgttaaaagattttagcctttttgactcctgtgaccttgaatgaaggtcaaggtcattcatttgaacaaactaggtagcccttcaccccagcatgctacagacccaatattaagtccctgggtcttttggctatttagaagaagtaagtttaatttttttagcatatttgacccctgtgaccttgaatgaaagtcaaggtcattcatttgaacaaacttgccCTTCaagcaggtgagctaataaaacggattaaaaaaagaaaagaaaaaacactCAATATTTAATGCAACCTCATGCAAAAAAATTAAGATCAGTAAATATAGTTCTTATGTTCCAGTAAATGTATGAATATCCTATGTTTGtcaatacatactgacataattatatcattaagtATGTATTATTTCAGACTTATTTATaatctaaaattttaaaaattgcaAATAATAGTCAATGACAGAACATATGACATTGcgtatacagtggacccgcgataatccggacgccgatagaccggaaaactcacagtccggacggaaatgcacggggacggaaatgcacgggaacggatttccgtaacgttatttgtactcaccagtccggaaattcggattccgattccggaagcccattttgggaacggaacgtacttttcattagtaaatttccctcaataatccggacgattttttcaccacgaggagaaaaaaatcggggcaagtcacccgtgtcgacagctgtacagactatcgcttgacactgtgcgtagtcatagcgaccgctgccaggtcatagccccgggtgtttacctgtgttacaatgtgtagcttttgtttttataacggtacattgctttttctctacgacctaaatgttacagaatttaagcacaaacatacagtacgtgatacgataattaatcaatctcaaatagattctacatgtaataaatttatgatcggtaattaacataattaacacttgtattgggtcaacacggatatcggctttgtaacaccgttacgtgaaacgacgactcattgaaagatgaatgttattaattacatacacatttacgtattaagcagtgatcacaagaactgggttgattacacacaaatatgtcaatagtcgtctgatacttaactaagcgtcacattgttaagttaatacgggtttaataattatcggacatcttgggtacagtagttctcgctggtgtcgcgtacttttaaatagatagcttggggtttctggtacgtaaaaatcataaaaaaacatggactgacggtaagttgtaaaatccgggtattttatttaaggtatttaacgtttgtaatttctacttgtttgtgaacctccgggacgtgacacgtgtgttgtttgtaggtcacatatgcccgctataaataaaacaactttcactttacatgttcttttaaaaatatagtttattttttactttctacaaaacaaaacaagaatcatatcagaaacataagtatatttattgttaaaaagtctgacaattagacgtaCGTATTTATGAAACGtccggattgtatataatcaagggagataactcttacacgacaatttttttgacctggtacacgaaattcggcagtccggaaaactcgtaatctCCTTCATATCATACTTACCTGCTAGGTGAACTTTCTACATATGGCTTATATCACTCTTTCTATAATTACCCGccgaaaaaataaaaattaatgcTCCCCGGATCCAGCCAATGACTGGTCCCTTCGCGCATGCGCCCCGATCTTTTTCTCGGCGGCCATTGCACATGGTTGCCGTTTTCATCACTCGCTTCGTTTTGTAGAATATTTTAGTCAACAGGTGAGTTTTTATCTCGATTTGTTGCGATACAGTTTGTTATAAGGTGTTTGTTGACacgtttgtttattttttaacgGGTGTCATTTgctttatttgattattttactTGTTTTTGCCGACCGTGGGGTTACCACGTGGCTTACCGGCAGCAGTACTCGACCGGCATGTCGAGATCTAACAAGAAGTCCGACCCTGGTAAAGGGTCGTTGGGGATTTCTGATAGAGAGGACCCTGGTAAAGGGCCCAGAAATGTCTCTCATAGCGAGGGACGGGAGCGAGCCACTCCCGAAATAGAGAAACCGACCGAGGGTACCTCGGCAAGTAAATCGCCCACGAAAGGGTCTAGATCGACATCTCCGTCTAGATCTCGCGCCG
This window encodes:
- the LOC117320867 gene encoding uncharacterized protein LOC117320867; translated protein: MDTCDNEIPDVNDRLQVLPYQFEPLRVEKISDSGKTSPSDSSDVDGEGAIQRDQRLYNTAWCVCGKSPSMTTVKECICCTEIDLVNHQTETAELNCITDHEAFIAHCLNRHVLHVSMYEYMENVGPFDDNEPIHELVVQDIL